The following proteins are encoded in a genomic region of Streptococcus constellatus subsp. constellatus:
- the glgB gene encoding 1,4-alpha-glucan branching protein GlgB has protein sequence MDRQEALRTFTTGENFHLQHYLGVHQDEVDGQSGYTFRVWAPNAQSVHLIGDFTDWYENQIPMTRNEGGVWEVFTDLPKEGDIYKYNIRRSSGQEILKIDPLAIYFEKRPGTGAVVRTIPEKKWKDGLWLARRKRWGFFSRPVNIYEVHAGSWKKNEDGTPYSFAQLKDELIPYLVKMNYTHVEFMPLMAHPLGLSWGYQLMGYFALEHTYGTPEEFRDFVEECHVNNIGVIVDWVPGHFTINDDALAYYDGTPTFEYQDHDRAHNYGWGALNFDLGKNEVQSFLISSIKFWIDFYHLDGIRVDAVSNMLYLDYDSGPWQPNIDGGNRNYEGYYFLQRLNTVIKLAHPDVMMIAEESTSDTKITGMIEMGGLGFDYKWNMGWMNDILRFYEEDPIYRKYDFNLVTFSFMYAFSENFLLPFSHDEVVHGKKSLMHKMWGDRYNQFAGLRNLYTYQICHPGKKLLFMGSEWGQFLEWKCEESLEWRDLADDMNAKMQHFTSQLNQLYKENRVLWENDLNWDGLEIIDADNTDQSVLSFIRKNDKGDMLICVFNMAPVERKDFTIGVPVTAIYEEIWNTELEEWGGVWKEYNQTVQSQEGLWKDYPQTLTFTLPALGASIWKIKRRVKSANGSKKSKKE, from the coding sequence ATGGATAGACAAGAAGCATTGAGAACTTTTACCACAGGTGAAAATTTCCATTTACAACACTATTTGGGGGTTCATCAAGATGAAGTTGATGGACAAAGCGGCTATACATTTCGTGTATGGGCGCCAAATGCTCAAAGTGTGCATTTGATTGGAGACTTTACTGACTGGTATGAAAATCAGATTCCTATGACACGCAATGAAGGTGGTGTTTGGGAAGTATTCACGGATTTGCCAAAGGAAGGAGATATTTACAAATACAATATTAGACGAAGCAGCGGTCAAGAAATTTTAAAAATTGATCCTTTAGCTATCTATTTTGAAAAACGTCCTGGTACAGGTGCAGTTGTTCGGACAATTCCTGAAAAGAAATGGAAAGATGGCTTGTGGTTAGCTCGCAGAAAACGTTGGGGATTTTTCTCTAGACCGGTGAATATTTACGAAGTTCATGCAGGATCTTGGAAGAAAAACGAAGATGGGACCCCGTATTCATTTGCCCAATTAAAAGATGAACTCATTCCATATCTTGTCAAAATGAATTACACGCATGTGGAATTCATGCCTCTTATGGCGCATCCACTTGGACTGAGCTGGGGTTATCAGCTGATGGGATATTTTGCACTTGAGCATACGTATGGAACTCCTGAAGAGTTTCGTGATTTTGTAGAAGAATGTCATGTGAATAATATTGGAGTTATCGTAGACTGGGTGCCAGGTCATTTTACTATCAATGATGATGCCTTGGCTTATTATGACGGTACACCTACATTTGAGTATCAAGATCATGACCGTGCCCATAATTACGGCTGGGGCGCTCTTAACTTTGACTTAGGAAAGAATGAAGTGCAGTCTTTCTTGATTTCTAGTATTAAGTTTTGGATTGACTTTTATCACTTAGATGGAATCCGTGTGGATGCTGTTAGCAACATGCTCTATCTAGATTATGATAGCGGTCCATGGCAACCAAATATTGACGGTGGCAATCGCAACTACGAGGGCTATTACTTCCTTCAACGCTTGAACACGGTTATCAAACTGGCTCATCCAGATGTCATGATGATTGCAGAAGAAAGTACGAGTGATACAAAGATTACGGGGATGATAGAAATGGGTGGTCTTGGATTTGATTATAAGTGGAACATGGGCTGGATGAATGACATTCTGCGTTTCTACGAAGAAGATCCGATTTACCGCAAGTATGATTTTAATCTAGTAACCTTTAGTTTCATGTACGCTTTTTCTGAAAACTTCTTGTTGCCATTCTCTCATGACGAAGTGGTACATGGTAAGAAGAGTCTCATGCATAAGATGTGGGGAGATCGCTATAATCAATTTGCTGGTCTGCGAAATCTCTATACTTATCAAATATGTCACCCAGGGAAGAAATTACTATTCATGGGCAGCGAATGGGGACAATTCTTAGAATGGAAATGCGAAGAATCTTTAGAATGGCGTGATTTGGCAGATGATATGAACGCTAAGATGCAACATTTCACTTCTCAACTCAATCAGCTTTATAAAGAAAATCGTGTTTTATGGGAAAACGACTTGAATTGGGATGGCTTAGAAATTATTGATGCGGATAATACAGATCAAAGTGTACTTTCCTTTATTCGGAAAAATGACAAGGGAGATATGCTAATTTGCGTCTTTAATATGGCTCCGGTAGAGCGCAAAGACTTTACCATTGGTGTTCCGGTGACAGCCATATATGAAGAAATTTGGAATACTGAATTAGAAGAATGGGGAGGTGTATGGAAAGAGTATAATCAAACAGTTCAGTCTCAAGAAGGCTTGTGGAAGGATTATCCTCAGACGTTGACCTTTACTTTGCCAGCATTAGGGGCAAGTATTTGGAAAATTAAACGTCGTGTGAAATCAGCAAATGGAAGTAAGAAGTCCAAAAAGGAGTAA
- a CDS encoding glucose-1-phosphate adenylyltransferase: MKNEMLALILAGGQGTRLGKLTQSIAKPAVQFGGRYRIIDFALSNCANSGIHNVGVITQYQPLALNSHIGNGSSWGLDGINTGVSILQPYSASEGNRWFEGTSHAIYQNIDYIDTINPEYVLILSGDHIYKMDYDDMLQSHKYNNASLTVAVLDVPLKEASRFGIMNTDANNRIVEFEEKPAEPKSTKASMGIYIFDWKRLRNMLVAAEKSNVDMSDFGKNVIPNYLESGESVYAYEFKGYWKDVGTIESLWEANMEYIDPNNALDSRDRQWKIYSRNLISPPNFLGENAHVEDSLVVDGCLVDGTVKHSILSTEAQVRKDAVVEDSVIMSGAIIGQGAKIKRAIIGEGAIISDGVEIDGTDEVQVIGYNEKVGVPSDED; this comes from the coding sequence ATGAAGAATGAAATGCTAGCTTTGATTCTTGCCGGTGGGCAAGGAACACGCCTTGGAAAACTCACTCAAAGTATTGCCAAACCAGCAGTACAATTTGGTGGACGCTACCGTATCATTGACTTTGCTTTGTCCAATTGTGCCAATTCAGGAATTCATAATGTTGGTGTCATTACTCAATACCAACCATTAGCTTTGAATAGTCATATTGGAAATGGTTCTAGTTGGGGACTGGATGGTATTAACACAGGAGTTTCTATTCTCCAGCCATATTCAGCAAGTGAGGGCAATCGTTGGTTTGAAGGAACTAGTCATGCGATTTATCAAAACATTGATTATATTGATACTATCAATCCTGAGTATGTCTTGATTTTGTCTGGTGACCACATTTACAAAATGGACTACGATGATATGCTTCAATCTCACAAGTACAACAACGCCAGTCTGACGGTAGCTGTTCTGGATGTTCCTTTAAAAGAAGCGAGTCGTTTTGGTATTATGAATACAGATGCCAATAACCGCATTGTCGAGTTTGAAGAAAAACCAGCTGAACCTAAGTCTACTAAGGCTTCTATGGGGATTTATATCTTTGACTGGAAACGCCTGCGTAATATGCTGGTAGCTGCTGAAAAGAGCAATGTAGATATGTCTGACTTCGGTAAGAATGTTATTCCAAATTATCTTGAATCCGGCGAAAGTGTCTATGCTTATGAATTTAAGGGATATTGGAAAGATGTTGGAACGATTGAGTCACTTTGGGAAGCCAATATGGAGTATATTGACCCAAACAATGCTTTAGACAGTCGGGATCGTCAATGGAAAATTTATTCACGTAACTTGATTTCTCCACCAAACTTCCTTGGAGAAAATGCTCATGTAGAAGATTCTTTGGTTGTGGACGGCTGTTTGGTAGATGGCACGGTTAAGCATTCCATTCTTTCTACGGAAGCTCAAGTGCGTAAAGATGCAGTTGTAGAAGATTCTGTGATTATGAGTGGTGCTATCATTGGTCAAGGTGCAAAAATCAAACGTGCTATTATTGGTGAAGGAGCTATCATTTCTGATGGTGTAGAAATTGATGGAACAGACGAAGTACAAGTTATCGGATACAATGAGAAAGTGGGGGTACCATCAGATGAAGATTGA
- the glgD gene encoding glucose-1-phosphate adenylyltransferase subunit GlgD, whose translation MKIDKYSAILGNTVGFHDMSTLTNHRPVASLPFGGKYRLIDFPLSSLANAGIRSVFGIFQQDNISSVFDHIRSGREWGLSTLLSHYYLGIYNTRVESSTVGKEYYEQLLTYLKRSGSDQTVALNCDVLVNIDLNQVFHLHGTTDQPITVVYKKLPKEEISEVNAVLEIDETDHVKNHHLFDDKKDQDLYNMSTDIFVVDTPWLIEKLEIEAQKEFPQKLRYVLRDLAAQEKAFAYEYTGYLANIHSVTSYFNANIDMLDSQKFYSLFSPNQKIYTKVKNEEPTYYAVGSKVSNAQFASGSIIEGEVSGSVISRNTRIKKGSRVKNSILFPRVLIGENAVVEYAILDKGVEVAENVTVRGTVDNPVVLKKGEKVTEDRIQ comes from the coding sequence ATGAAGATTGATAAATATTCAGCAATTTTAGGAAATACAGTTGGATTTCATGATATGTCTACTTTGACAAATCATCGTCCAGTTGCCAGTTTGCCGTTTGGTGGGAAATATCGTTTAATTGACTTTCCGTTGTCTAGCCTGGCCAATGCAGGGATTCGGAGCGTCTTTGGCATTTTCCAACAAGATAATATTAGTTCTGTCTTTGACCATATCCGTTCTGGACGTGAATGGGGGCTGTCTACTCTTTTGAGTCACTACTATCTTGGTATTTATAATACGCGCGTAGAAAGTTCTACTGTTGGTAAAGAATACTACGAGCAATTATTGACCTACTTAAAACGTTCGGGCAGCGATCAAACGGTAGCATTGAACTGTGATGTTTTGGTGAACATCGACTTGAACCAAGTCTTCCACTTACATGGTACAACTGATCAACCGATTACAGTTGTCTATAAAAAATTACCAAAAGAAGAAATTTCCGAAGTTAATGCTGTTTTGGAAATTGATGAAACAGATCATGTGAAAAATCACCATCTTTTTGATGATAAAAAAGATCAGGATTTGTACAACATGTCAACGGATATCTTTGTTGTGGATACACCTTGGCTGATTGAAAAATTAGAAATAGAAGCACAAAAAGAATTTCCTCAAAAATTACGTTATGTTTTACGTGATTTAGCTGCTCAGGAAAAAGCGTTTGCTTATGAATATACGGGTTATTTAGCAAATATTCATTCTGTCACTTCGTACTTCAATGCCAATATTGATATGCTTGATTCACAAAAATTCTATTCCCTTTTCTCTCCAAATCAAAAGATTTATACTAAAGTAAAAAACGAAGAGCCAACTTATTATGCAGTCGGTTCTAAGGTTTCAAATGCTCAATTTGCTTCCGGCAGTATTATTGAAGGAGAAGTGAGTGGTTCTGTCATTTCTCGTAATACTCGTATTAAAAAAGGAAGTCGTGTAAAAAACAGTATTCTTTTCCCACGTGTCCTTATTGGCGAAAATGCTGTTGTAGAATATGCAATCTTAGATAAGGGTGTTGAGGTTGCTGAGAATGTGACCGTTCGAGGAACAGTTGATAACCCAGTTGTTCTTAAAAAAGGCGAAAAAGTGACAGAGGATAGAATTCAATGA